In Pirellulales bacterium, a genomic segment contains:
- a CDS encoding tetratricopeptide repeat protein, whose amino-acid sequence MSANNPQDLGNAPAAPGSRPISPVARRPDTHALLDAGCEHEEAGRLQEAIRCYRRVLRHDGRSAAGFFNLGNTLYQTGRRSEAIDCFRQVVQINVAWPEAWNNLGVVLCELQQCHEAEFALQKSLALAPWFADAFYNLADCYDERGQTDQATKYWQEYLQRDATSSWAQYARARLSG is encoded by the coding sequence ATGTCCGCGAACAACCCACAGGATCTGGGAAACGCGCCGGCGGCTCCTGGCTCGCGCCCGATCAGTCCGGTCGCCCGGCGCCCCGACACACATGCCTTACTCGATGCGGGCTGCGAGCACGAGGAAGCCGGCCGTTTGCAGGAGGCGATCCGCTGTTACCGTCGAGTGCTCAGGCACGACGGTCGATCGGCGGCCGGATTTTTCAACCTTGGCAATACGCTTTACCAGACAGGACGCCGCAGCGAGGCGATCGATTGCTTTCGTCAGGTCGTGCAAATCAACGTTGCCTGGCCCGAAGCTTGGAACAACCTGGGCGTCGTGTTGTGCGAATTGCAACAGTGCCACGAGGCAGAGTTCGCCCTTCAAAAATCACTGGCACTTGCTCCCTGGTTCGCCGACGCGTTCTACAATCTGGCTGATTGTTATGACGAGCGAGGACAGACCGATCAGGCCACGAAGTACTGGCAAGAGTATCTACAACGGGACGCAACCAGTTCCTGGGCACAGTATGCGCGGGCACGATTGTCTGGATAG
- a CDS encoding Ku protein: MARYSWKGFLRLSLVSVPVQAITTEERASGGIALHQLHDKDHSRIRYVKTCPVHGVVSNDEIVSGYEVSKDEYVVIEPAELDVLRTPAEKAITLDTFVSPETIDPVYFSGRHYYLVPDGEAGVKPYAVLHRAMASQDKWGIGQAVIFGREHLVLVRAQDELLSLNVLNYADQVRSSEGLVEGDAHVSATELHLAETLIKASLTKKFDIAKYRDEYVHKLRTLIEAKVEGRELVTPPGAEEPVVVNLMDALRASVAKAHRGGQGKRMTAKPPKKMAASHRAHAVRRRKIS; this comes from the coding sequence ATGGCGCGCTATAGCTGGAAGGGCTTTCTGCGGCTCAGCTTGGTATCGGTTCCGGTGCAGGCGATCACGACCGAAGAGCGCGCGAGCGGCGGCATCGCCCTGCACCAACTGCACGACAAAGACCACAGCCGTATTCGGTACGTCAAAACCTGTCCCGTACACGGCGTCGTCTCCAATGACGAAATTGTGTCCGGCTACGAGGTGAGCAAGGACGAATACGTCGTGATCGAACCGGCCGAGCTGGACGTTTTGCGAACACCGGCCGAGAAGGCCATTACGCTCGACACGTTCGTGTCGCCGGAAACGATCGACCCAGTCTATTTTTCGGGCCGTCATTATTATCTGGTGCCCGATGGCGAAGCGGGCGTTAAGCCGTACGCAGTCTTGCATCGCGCCATGGCCAGCCAGGATAAGTGGGGCATCGGTCAGGCCGTAATTTTCGGCCGCGAGCACTTGGTGCTCGTGCGCGCGCAGGACGAACTGCTCAGCCTGAACGTGCTCAACTATGCCGACCAGGTGCGATCGTCGGAGGGGCTCGTCGAGGGCGACGCCCATGTCTCGGCGACAGAGTTGCATTTGGCTGAAACGCTCATCAAAGCTTCGCTCACCAAGAAATTCGACATTGCGAAGTATCGGGACGAGTACGTCCACAAGCTACGAACCTTGATCGAAGCCAAGGTCGAAGGACGCGAACTCGTCACGCCGCCGGGCGCGGAGGAACCCGTGGTCGTCAATTTGATGGACGCCCTGCGGGCAAGCGTCGCCAAGGCGCATCGTGGGGGGCAGGGCAAGCGCATGACTGCAAAGCCTCCTAAGAAAATGGCAGCCAGCCACCGTGCCCATGCGGTGCGACGGCGCAAGATCTCGTAA
- the ligD gene encoding non-homologous end-joining DNA ligase: MAALAAADGLPATLRRGLPKSIVPELATLVAAPPVGSEWLHEIKLDGYRLICRLDRQGARLLTRRQLDWTRRFPQLAGAVESLGLETAIFDGEVVVLDPAGVSSFQDLQTALSNGATKRFVYYLFDLLYLEGYDLRERPLIERKELLAQVLAGQGPASPLRHSEHLLGNGPEFFHQCCRRGLEGIVSKRIDRPYREGRGRDWLKTKCVQREEFVIGGFTEPASSRLGLGAILVGYFDRPGHLLYAGRVGTGFSASMLVSLRNKLKRLARQDSPFANLTLREAGRGVHWVDPRLVCQVEFTNWTRAHVLRHPSFQGLREDLPAKAVVRDAPVPRGLAEDAPSPRTRLQGASLPHRRATRSINAVDVENPAAAPRTAAARRAKSR, from the coding sequence ATGGCGGCTCTCGCCGCGGCCGACGGCTTGCCTGCCACCCTGCGCCGGGGGCTACCCAAAAGTATCGTCCCCGAACTTGCGACGTTAGTCGCGGCTCCCCCCGTTGGGTCCGAGTGGCTGCACGAAATCAAACTCGATGGTTACCGCTTAATTTGCCGGCTGGACAGACAGGGGGCCCGGCTGCTGACGCGCCGGCAACTCGATTGGACCAGGCGCTTCCCACAACTTGCCGGGGCGGTAGAGTCCTTAGGGCTGGAGACCGCGATCTTCGACGGCGAAGTAGTAGTGCTCGACCCTGCCGGCGTCAGCAGCTTCCAGGACCTGCAAACGGCGCTCAGTAACGGCGCCACAAAGCGATTCGTTTATTACCTCTTCGATCTGCTCTATCTCGAAGGTTACGACTTGCGCGAACGACCCCTCATCGAGCGAAAGGAGCTTCTCGCGCAGGTACTCGCCGGCCAGGGACCTGCAAGTCCGTTGCGCCACAGTGAGCATCTGCTGGGAAATGGGCCCGAGTTCTTTCACCAATGTTGCCGGCGCGGTTTAGAAGGGATCGTTTCCAAACGGATCGATCGACCGTACCGCGAGGGGCGCGGTCGCGACTGGCTGAAGACCAAGTGCGTCCAACGAGAAGAGTTCGTCATTGGCGGCTTCACAGAGCCCGCCTCGTCGCGGCTGGGTCTCGGCGCAATTCTAGTCGGATATTTCGATCGTCCCGGCCATTTGCTCTACGCGGGGCGCGTAGGAACAGGGTTTTCTGCCAGCATGCTCGTATCCTTGCGAAACAAGCTGAAGCGGCTGGCGCGGCAAGACTCTCCCTTTGCCAACTTGACGCTTCGCGAGGCCGGTCGCGGCGTACATTGGGTCGACCCGCGGTTGGTGTGCCAGGTCGAATTCACGAACTGGACGCGAGCTCATGTGTTGCGGCATCCCTCATTTCAAGGCCTCCGCGAGGACCTGCCCGCCAAGGCCGTGGTGCGCGATGCACCGGTACCCCGCGGATTGGCCGAAGATGCACCTTCGCCACGAACTCGATTGCAAGGCGCGTCGTTGCCCCACCGTCGCGCAACGCGATCCATCAATGCGGTCGATGTTGAAAATCCCGCGGCCGCGCCAAGAACGGCTGCCGCGAGACGTGCGAAGAGCAGGTGA